GCAGTGTCTGTAGCTTTAATCGGAGCGCTTGATGCCCTGACTAAAGAACACTTGACGTCACATGAAATAGCAGCCACTGCCCACTCAATTGAAACTAAAGAACTGGGGCTGGAGTGCGGTATTCAGGATCAGCTTGCAAGCGCCTATGGCGGAATCAACTTCATTGAGATGCATGATTTTCCTCACTCAAACATTTCAAGCGTACAGCTATCGGATGACGTTTGGTGGGAGCTTGAACACCGTCTTGTTGTAACATATATAGGCCAACCACACAGTTCATCAGAAATACATAAAATGGTTATCGCCAATCTTGGAAATTCTCCACATGAAGACAAGCGGATAAAGCAACTGCGGAAGCTGGCTCGTCAGGCGAAAAACGCTCTCAACGCAGGTGACCTTCCAGCACTTGGAAGAACTTTTAATAGAAATACTGAAGTTCAGCGGGAGCTCCATAAGGGTCTTGTATGCGACAAGTTTGAAGAGATCATATCAATAGCTGAAGATTTCCATGCTCTCGGCTGCAAGGTAAACGGTGCAGGAGGAGACGGCGGTTCAATTGCTATCCTGACGAATGGTGATATGGCGAAGAAAAGAGAATTGCAGGAGGTACTTGTTCAAAGAGGTTTCCAGTGTCTCCCAATTTATCTTTCACGTCGCGGACTCCGAGTTTGGAAGATGCTTTCTAACAATGTAGTGGAATAATATTCTGTGCCCTTTTTTCTCTGAAAACCTGTGCGCTGAAGACGTGGATTTCGGTGGTTTTGTCTTTCCATGCATCCGGAGAGAGACCTGCTTTATGACTGCAGAGAGAAGATAAGAATTCCTCTTTTGACCAGCCTGTTTCTTTGGCGACCTGAGGCAGGAATACTCCTTGATTAAAACCTCTCTTTATTATTACTCCATGTTTGCCTAAATGGAATTCGTCAATATTTTCGATCCTTTTTGGATGAGTGAGAACAGAGATCTCTATATCTATTTGCTCTAATTCATCCTCTCTGACAGCAGAAAATCTCGGGTCACTTGTTGCAGATTCAATTGCCATATTCCTGACTGTTTCCCAGAGAGGCGTTGTGCCAATAATATTCCCTATGCAGCCGCATAATTGACCTTTTTTGTGGAGGGTTACAAAGGATCCATATTCTTCACTTAATAGTCTATCATCAATTTTGAATGTTGGTGTTTTACCTGTTTTGATATAGGTTTCCATAGTTTCTCTGGCGACTTTTAACAGAATTTGTTTTTGCTCACTATTTAACATGACTTATAAAATCCTGGTAATGCAAGAAGTTTTATGCAAATTCATACTATCCATCTCTCCTAAGGACTATAAATTATCAGTCACATCCTAAATTGTTTATGTTTCTTCTCTTCACCTTGTGGATACTACCGTTCTGTGAATAACTTTCCAAGTTATTCACATCACTTGGACAACTCCGAAAGTTTTCGGACTTGACCACAGTCTCCACAATA
The DNA window shown above is from bacterium and carries:
- a CDS encoding GHMP kinase, encoding MKPVVINAIAPTRICDVGGWTDTHFARFGAVLNIAIYPYVEVQVFPLDSAEHEDRIVISAENFGESYSLDPEHVVYNKHPLIEAAIKIMKIPQAVALRINIFSYAPPGASMGTSAAVSVALIGALDALTKEHLTSHEIAATAHSIETKELGLECGIQDQLASAYGGINFIEMHDFPHSNISSVQLSDDVWWELEHRLVVTYIGQPHSSSEIHKMVIANLGNSPHEDKRIKQLRKLARQAKNALNAGDLPALGRTFNRNTEVQRELHKGLVCDKFEEIISIAEDFHALGCKVNGAGGDGGSIAILTNGDMAKKRELQEVLVQRGFQCLPIYLSRRGLRVWKMLSNNVVE
- the amrA gene encoding AmmeMemoRadiSam system protein A, which translates into the protein MLNSEQKQILLKVARETMETYIKTGKTPTFKIDDRLLSEEYGSFVTLHKKGQLCGCIGNIIGTTPLWETVRNMAIESATSDPRFSAVREDELEQIDIEISVLTHPKRIENIDEFHLGKHGVIIKRGFNQGVFLPQVAKETGWSKEEFLSSLCSHKAGLSPDAWKDKTTEIHVFSAQVFREKRAQNIIPLHC